The genomic stretch GTACATGACCAGGTTGCAGTCACCCTGCATGCACAGGCGCACAGCGTCTGATCCATAGGTGTCTGAAGCCCACACAGGCCTCCATGCGTAGATGACAAAATTACCGTCATCCTGAGGCAACCATAAAAAAGACACAATTAGACTTTTGTCTTCACACGTGGCTGGTAAACAAGGGTTTTCTGAGTTTCTGGACTGACGATATTTAAATTACCCACCTGAAAAATGGCCTTATATTCCTTGTTGTTGGACACCAGGAAGTCTCCTCTGCGGAGCTCATCATTTTTGGACAAGAAGTTCCTGCTCATTGTCCTGATAACAGAGGATATTGTGATGGTCTTTGGTCtgtgacccagtgttttctaTTGTGGCCTTTCAACATCAGTTGTCTCTGTTTAATTCttaatttactttaattttgCAGTTCTGAGTTTGGTATCCTTTGATAGTTCTAGGTTGGGCTGTTTCCATTCTTAGGCttctagttttagttttaattatttatgtgtgttttcCATGTCATTCCTGCATCCCagtgttcttgtgttccttgtctCATATTTTGTATTTGGTTTTACTTCCATGTGTTTCACTGTATACATTCCTTCCTGTgttgtgtcaggtctgcattTCTTTTTCGCTGTTTGCCACTcctttgttttgtgtgcattgtattcagttttgcttccccttgtcttgttagtGTCACTTAGTTCACCTCTTCTCCCCAGCTGCTCCCACTCTCCACCCATGACCTCTAGTGTTTATTGTCTGCATCCTTCTCAGTTCTCTGTCATGTTGTTGTCAGCTTCTACGTGCTGTGTGTtcccttgtgtttcctagtttcTTCTTGGTTAGTGTAGTCCTTGCTCATGACCACCTTGTTTATATCTGGTATGCCTTCCCAGAGTTTAGCAGCAAATGAAGCTGTGTGTTTCTAAGTTCAGTCttgtctctggagtcctgcattGCAGTCAAATTCCTGCTTGCTACACAGCACTACATCATAAGTGAAAATGAGATTGCATCCACaaagtgcatttaaaagcatCAATATTGCATGAATCCATAAGTCAGTAGAGAAATGTGGAATACTTACAATCTTGAATGTCCCACAGCAGTCAGTCTGGAAGCAGAAGCGAAGTGATGAAATTGAAAGCAGACCCCTCCATCTTTATATCATCCACACTGGGGGTGGAGTGATGATCTCTTTCCCTTTACAGTAAATCATTGACTTTTCCTGGTAAGTGCTGATGCCAGGATGTTTTCTTCCTTACGCAGGGTTTaactgtgtcatggtcctgggccatgtgcccaacattttgtgttttggtttctttaaggtctgttttcattgagtttcTGTTATGTTCCTagcttgttttggttttgattttcCATGATAGTTTCCTGCCCTGTGCCTCtgtcctttgtgtttttgtattcagtGCAGTTTGAGTCTGCAGTTTGAGTCTGCATTTCTGCCACCATGCtcatctgtttcctgttttactttgacactcccttgttttgcttccccttgtctccatccatccatttgcttccgcttatcctgttcctggggctggagcctatcccaggcaagaggcagggtacactgtgttggccagcctgtcgcagggccaacacagagagacaaacaacctttcacactcacattcatgctcttattcacacctatgggcaatttagagtagccaattaacctaaccccagtaagtgcaggtctttggactgtgggaggaaaccagagcacccGGAGGAAACTCACACAAGcacggagagaacatgcaaactccacacagagagagggagaggcctgggccaaggtggaattgaacccaggccttccagatggcattctaactgtgaggcagcagtgctaaccgctgTGCCACCGGCAAGTAAATCCCCTTATCTCATCTGTGTAATTACGTTAATTATGTTAATTTACAAATCCACTTGAACTTTTTCGAAGATTTGAGTCCCGTTATATCTGCATAAATCTAACCCaacatttaataaaaagaaCATTACACCAACAGTCAGGCATGGTGGTGTCAgttgctctggggctgctttgctgcttcaggaccagGACAACTTGTTGTAATtaatggaaccatgaattctgcttcaAAGGTTTTGaagtggcccagtcaaagtctagacttaaatctgattgaggTGCTTTTGCATGGCCCTAAACAGGTTGTTCATGATTGGGAAACCACCAATGTgacaattaaaacaattctgcaaaggagagtgggccagaatttctccacagtgatgtgaaagactccaTTGCCAGTTGtctttaattcac from Archocentrus centrarchus isolate MPI-CPG fArcCen1 chromosome 20, fArcCen1, whole genome shotgun sequence encodes the following:
- the LOC115799500 gene encoding mannose-specific lectin-like, with the protein product MSRNFLSKNDELRRGDFLVSNNKEYKAIFQDDGNFVIYAWRPVWASDTYGSDAVRLCMQGDCNLVMYNKSDTPRWHTNSARDSCNMCRLQLTDDGKLVVNRECEEIWSSATSKGMK